TGTCGGCCGGGACCTGGGCGGTGGCGGGGCGGGGGTTGCGGAGCAGGGCGGCGGCGAGCCCGAGAGCGGTCAGCAGCAGGGCGGTGGCCAGGGTGAAGGCGAGGCTGTAGCCGCCGGCGAGGGCGGCGGTCGCGGTGTCGCCGACGGCCCGGAGGCGGGTGCTGCGGGCGGTGGCCAGGGTGCCGGTGACGGCGACGCCCAGGGCCGCGCCGACCTGCTGGGTGGTGTTGAGCAGTCCGGAGACCAGGCCGGCGTCGCTGGGGCCGGCGTCGGCCATGCCGAGGGTGGTGACGGCGGTGATCGCCAGGCCGAAGCCGCCGGCCAGCAGCACGGTCGGCAGCACGTCGGACAGGTAGTGGCCGTGGGCGGGGAGGCGGGTGAGCAGGCCCAGGCCGAGGGCGAGCATCAGCAGTCCGGCGAGCAGGACGGCGCGCTCGCCGTACCGGGCGATGAACCGGGCGGCGAGGCCGAGCGAGAAGGCGGCGATGGACAGGGCGGCGGGGACCATGGCCAGCCCGGTGGCGGCCGGGCCGAGGTCCAGGACATGCTGGAGGTACTGGGCGATCAGCACCTGGAAGCCGAACAGCGCGGCGACGGTCAGCGCCTGGACCAGGTTGGCGCCGCTGACGTTGCGGGAGCGGAGCAGCCGGGGCGGGAGCAGCGGGTCGGCGGCGGTGGCCTGGCGGACGGCGAAGCCGAGCAGCAGCAGAGCGGCGAGCCAGGCGTCGTGGCCGTGGTCGACGATGGCGTAGACGCCGAGCATCAGGCCGGAGGTGACCAGCAGCGCCCCCGGGAGGTCGGCGCCGTGGCGCAGGCCGAGGCCGCGGTCGGCGCGGAGCAGTCGGAGCGCGGGGGCGACGGTGGCCAGGCCGATCGGCAGGTTGATGAAGAAGATCCAGTGCCAGCTCAGCTCCTGGGTGAGGATCCCGCCGAGCGCGAGTCCGACGGAGGCGCCGGCCGAGCCGGTGAAGCCGTAGACGGCGAAGGCACGGCGCAGTTCGCGGGGGTCGGGGAAGAGCCGGGTGATCATGCCGAGGCTGACGGCTGCGGTGAGCGCGCCGCCGACGCCCTGCAGCAGCCGGGCGCCGATCAGGGCGGCGGAGGTGGTGGCGATGCCGCAGAGCAGCGAGGCGGCGGTGAACAGGACCAGGCCGGCGATCAGCACCCGCCGGCGGCCGACCAGGTCGCCGAGGCGTCCGGCGAGCAGCAGCAGCCCGCCGAAGGGGATCAGGTAGGCGTTCATCACCCAGGCGAGGCCCGGGGCGGTGAGGTGGAGGTCGTTCTGGATGGTCGGCAGGGCGACGGTGACGATGGTGCCGTCGAGGACGATCATCAGGGTGCCGGTGCAGAGGACGGCCAGGGCGGCCCAGCGGGTGCGGTGTTCGTCGGGTACGGCGGACCGGGGGGTGTCGTGCCGGGGGGTGTCGGACCGGGGGGTGTCGGACCGGATCGGCTCGGGCTGGGTCATCTCGGCTCTCCCATGGGGAACTTATTGTTACTGAGGCCATCATGTGTGACCATGTGACCGGCCGTAAGGAGGCACTTTCATGTCCCAGGGACACACCGGTGTGACCGTGGAGGCGACGGCGGCGGACCTGGTCGCCGAGAGCTGCCCGATGATCGAGGTGCTGGGCCGGGTCTCCGGGAAGTGGAGCATCCCGATCCTGATGGCCGCGACCAGGGGGCCGATCCGCTTCACCGAACTGGAGCGGGCCATCCCGGACATCAGCCGGCGGATGCTGACGCTGACGCTCCGGAACCTGGAGCGGGACGGGCTGCTGACCCGTACCGTCTATCCGACGGTGCCGCCCAGGGTCGAGTACACGGCCACCGCCATGGCGGCCGAACTGCGCGGCACCCTGACCGAGCTGACGGTCTGGGCGGAACGGCACCGGTCGGGCGTCGACCGCGCCCGGGCCGCCTACGACGCGCAGCAGGCCCGCTGATGTCCGGCGCGTTCCGGTCACCCGGCTACCGTGACCCGCATGGCACGTCCACTGCGCATCGTCCTGGTCAGGCATGGCGAGTCCGAAGGGAACGTCGATGAATCGATCTACGAGCGGGTGCCGGACCACGCGCTGAAGCTCACCGGGCGGGGGCGGAAGCAGGCGCTGGCGGCGGGTGCGGAGCTGCGGGAGCTGCTCGGCGACGGGGCGGTCCAGGCGTATGTCTCGCCGTACCTGCGGACCCGGCAGACCTTCGACCTGATGGGCCTGGACCGGAACCGGCTGCGGGTGATGGAGGAGCCCCGGCTGCGCGAGCAGGACTGGGGCAACCTCCAGGACGTCGAGGACATCCACCGCCAGCGCGCGGCCCGTGCCGCCTACGGCCACTTCTTCTACCGCTTCACCCAGGGCGAGTCGGGCGCCGACGTCTACGACCGGGTCGGGGCCTTCTTCGAGACGCTGCACCGCAACTTCGAGCGGCCCGACTATCCGCCGAACGTGCTGCTGGTGACGCACGGGCTGATGATGCGGCTCTTCTGCATGCGCTGGTTCCACTGGTCGGTGGACGAGTTCGAGGCGCTGTCCAACCCGGACAACGGCGAGCACCGGACCCTGCTGCTGGGGGCGAACGGCAAGTACCGGCTGGACCGGCCCTTCGACCGCTGGATCTGAGGCATCGGTCTGAGGCATCGGTCCGAGGCATCGGTCTGAGGCATCGGTCCGAGGCATCGGTGGGTCCGGGCGGGACTCAGCCGACCGGGGACGGCAGGGCGGCGGCGAGTTCGCCGACGAGTTCCGGGTCGGCGTCCACCAGTGGGAGCCGGACCGGTCCGGCGGGCAGGCCGAGGAGGCGGAGCAGCGCCTTGGCGGTGACCGTGCCCGGGGCGGCGCCCATCATCGCGTCGATCAGCGGAAGCAGCAGCCGGTGCTGCCGCAGCGCCTCGGCGTTGTCGCCGGCGGTGTGGGCGTCCAGCACGGCGCGGGTCTGCTCCGGGGCCACGTTGGCGACGGTGCTGACGGCGCCGACGGCCCCGACGGAGTAGAGCGGGAGGTTGAGCTCGTCGGCGCCGGAGTAGTAGTCCAGGCCGCTGTCGGCGATCACCCGCGCGCTGCCGAGCAGGTCGTAGGCGGAGTCCTTCACGGCGGCGACCCGGGGGTGCTCGGCCAGCCGCAGCAGGGTCTCCCGGTGCAGCCGGACGCCGGTGCGCGCGGGGATGTCGTAGAGCATGACCGGGAGCCCCACCGCCTCGGCGACGGCGGCGACATGCCGGGCGATCCCCTCCTGCGAGGGACGGCTGTAGTAGGGGGTGACCACCAGCAGGCCGTGGGCGCCGGCGCGCTCGGCGGCCCGGGCCAGTTCGACGGTGTGCCGGGTGTCGTTGCTGCCGACGCCGGCGGTGACCCTGGCCCGGTCGCCGACGGCTTCGAGGACGGCGCGCAGCAGCCGGTCCTGTTCGGCGTCGGTGGTGGTCGGGGACTCGCCGGTGGTGCCGTTGAGGACGATGCCGTCGCAGCCGCGGTCGACCAGGTGGGTGGCGAGCGTCTGCGCGCCGAGGGGGTCGAGGCTGCCGTCGGGGTGGAACGGGGTGACCATCGCCGGGGCGATCCGGCCGAAGGGCGGGCGGTGTCGCTCCGGGGTCGTGCCTGCCGTCCCACTGGTACCTGTCATCGCGGTGGTCCTCTCGTGCGGGTGTGCCCCGGGGCCGATCTCCCCGGTCTCATCGTCGGCGAGCCGATGATGGAGCACCAGCGAATTGTCCTTCGGTCAACCGTGTAGCAGAGCTGAAGGGTTCGGCGGCCGTCCGGCGATTGTCGGACCCGCACGCGACGATGGGCGGCATGAGTACCTGGGATGAGACCGAGGCTGCCGCGCCGGAGCTCGCCGCGCTGGTGCGGGGGCGGTTCGAGGCGCACGGAATGGGCCTGCTGGCCACGCTGCGGCGGGACGGCTCGCCGCGGATCAGCGGGATCGAGCCGCTCTTCGCGCTGGGCGAGCTGTGGCTGGGGATGATGCCGGCCTCGCGCAAGGGCGAGGACCTGCGGCGCGACCCCCGGATGGCGCTGCACAGCGCCACCACCGACAAGGACGTGCAGGAGGGCGATGCCAAGATCGCGGGTCGGGCGGTGGAGGTGACCGCCGAGGGCCTGCGGCAGGAGTACCTGGAGGCGCTGAGTGCGGCGACCGGCTTCGAGCCGGAGGACTGCCAGGTGTTCCGGGTCGAGGTCACCGGGCTGTCGTTCGTCCGGCCCGGCGGCGACCATCTGGACGTCCACGCCTGGCGCGAGGGCGGTGGGCCGAGGCTGGTGCAGCGCAGCTGACCCCGGCACCGGTGCGGGGTGCCGGGGTCGGCGGCCGGGGCCGGGCGGTGGCAGGGCTGGGTGGTGGCGCGGCCGCGGGTCAGGCGACCATGGGCTGGACATCCTGCAGTGCGGGTTCGCGGCCGGGCTCGGGCCGCCCGGCCTTCACCGCGAACAGCGCCAGCGCGGCCGCGAGCAGTGCGAAGACCAGTCCCATCTGGAACGCGGTCGCGATGCCGTGGGCGAGCACCTGGCCGGCGTAGGGGGCGGGCAGTTGGTGGCTGTGGGCGAAGGCCGCGGCCTGCTTCGGGGTGGCGTGCGCCAGGAACCGCGCCGCCTGCTGCTTGCCGGCGTTGCGGTTGGCCGTGCCGAAGACGGTCACCAGGATGGACAGCCCCAGTGCGCCGCCGACCTGCTGGGTGGTGTTGAGCAGCCCGGAGGCCGAGCCGGTCTCGTGCGCGGCGACGCCGGAGACGGCGGTCAGCATGATCGGGACGAAGACGCTGCCCATGCCGAAGCCGAACATCAGCGTCGGGCCGAGGACCCCGTCCACATAGCCGCTGTGCACGGTGATCTGGGTCAGCCAGGCGACGGCGCCGCTGACCAGCAGCGTGCCGCCGACCATGAACGGCTTCGGGCCGATCCGGGTCTGCATCCGGGCCGAGATCTGCGCCGCGGTGATGATCGCCGCGCTGATCGGCAGGAAGGCGATGCCGGCCCGCAGCGGGCTGAAGCCCAGGATGTCCTGCACGAACAGGGTGATGAAGAAGAAGATGCTGAACATCGCCGCCGCCAGGCAGAGCATGATGCCGTAGCTGCCCGAGCGGTTGCGGTTGCGGAACATGTGCAGCGGGGTGATCGGCTGCGCGGTACGGGACTCGATCAGCAGGAACAGTCCGAGCAGCACCACTGAGAGCGCGAAGGAGCCGAGGGTCAGCCGGTCCGTCCAGCTCGACTCGGAGGCGCGGATGAAGCCGTACACCAGGGAGACCATGCCGAGCGTGCCGGTGAGGGCGCCGGGCAGGTCGAAGCGGCCGGGTCGGCGGGGGGAGTCGTTGATGTAGAGCGGCGCGAGCACGGCGATGGCGATGCCGATCGGCACGTTGACGAACAGCACCCAGCGCCAGGACAGCCAGGAGGTGAGCATGCCGCCGGCCAGCAGGCCGATCGCGCCGCCGGCCCCGGCCACGGCGGAGAAGACGCCGAAGGCGCGGTTGCGCTCCGGTCCCTCGGCGAAGTTGGTGGTGATCAGCGCGAGCGCGGTCGGCGAGGCGACGGCGCCGCCGACGCCCTGCAGCGCCCGGGCGCCGAGCAGCATCCACGGCGCGGTGGCCAGGCCGCCGAGCAGCGAGGCCAGGCAGAACAGCAGCACGCCGAAGATCAGCGTGGGACGGCGGCCGAGGATGTCGCCTATTCGTCCGCCGAGCAGCAGCAGCCCGCCGAAGGTGAGCGAGTAGGCGTCGATCACCCAGGACAGGTTGGTGGTGGAGAACTTCAGCGCGCCGGCGATGTGCGGCAGCGCGATGTTCACGATGGTGACGTCGAGCACGACCATCAGCTGGGTCGCGGCGATCACGGTGAGCGCGATGCCGGGGTGCTGGCCGCGCCTCGCCTGGGCGGGAGCGGACTGGTCAACGGTGACTGGTGCAGCCACGACGATCCCCCTGGACTATGAGTGAACGGGCCCGTTCACTAGAGTTGACGGTAGCGGCGCGGTCATTGTGAACGCAACCGTTCACTAAGGCCCGTTTTGGAGAGGTACCCGCCCATGACCACGACCAGCGAGAACACCCGGTCGGCAGCGTCTTCCCCGGGGGCGGCGGAGGCGGGTCCGTCCCCGGTCCGGCGGCGCGGCAAGGTCCTCGAACATGCGATCTTCGAGGCGGTTCTCGACGAACTGGTCAGCTCCGGCTACGCGATGCTCAGCATGGAGGCCGTGGCGACCCGGGCGCAGACCGGGAAGGCCTCGCTCTACCGCCGCTGGGGCTCCAGGGAGGCCCTGGTCCTGGACGCCCTCCAGGCCCTGCTGCCGGAGGCAGGACCCGCGCCCGACACTGGCGAACTGCGGGCGGACCTGCTGGAACTGGTCCGGCGGATGCGGGCGACCATGCTCTCCGTCCCCGGCCGGGCGGGTCGGGTCATCATGTCGGAGCTGGACCACGAACGGGGTGCGCCCTTCGCCGGGTTGATGCACGAACGGGTGATCCGTCCGGGCAAGGACCTGCTGCGGGAGCTGCTGGTCCGGGGCGTCGTGCGGGGTGACGTCCGTCCGGGCGCGGTCGGCGCCCCGCTGCTGCTGGACGTGGTGCCGGCGGTGCTGCTGTACCGCGCCAAGATGGTCGGACCGCCGACCGACGCGGAGATGGTCGTCCTGGTCGACGAGGTGCTGCTGCCCATGGTGCGGGCCTGAGGCGCGTCCGCACTCGACTGCCCCGGCGAACGTCAGTGCCCATCCGTGCCAGGGGCTGTGCGCACCGGGGACTCCCGGCCCGGGGGCCGGGTCGGCGCGCGTAACCTGGACGCCATGCCGATCACACCTCCGACCCACACCGTCGAACGCTCGCTCCGCCGGGCCGGGGCCGAGGTGGTGGCCGGGGTGGACGAGGTCGGCCGGGGCGCCTGGGCCGGTCCGGTCACCGTCTGCGCGGCCGTCACCGGCCTGCGCCGCGCCCCGGAGGGGCTGACCGACTCCAAGCTGCTCACCCCCCGCCGCCGGGCCGAACTGGCGCCGGTGCTGGCCGAGTGGGCCATCGCGCACGCCCTCGGCCACGCCTCCGCGCAGGAGTGCGACGAACTGGGGATGACGGCCGCGCTCCGGCTCGCCGCCGTGCGCGCCCTGGATGCGCTCCCGGTGCGTCCGGACGCCGTCATCCTCGACGGGAAGCACGACTACCTGGGCGCGCCCTGGCGGGTGCGGACGGTGATCAAGGGCGACCAGTCCTGCATCTGCGTCGCCGCGGCCTCGGTGATCGCCAAGGTCCTGCGGGACGACCTGATGGCGGAGATCGGCGCCGGCCATCCCGAGTTCGCCTTCGACGCCAACGCCGGCTACCCCTCCCCGGTGCACCGCGAGGCCCTGGCGGAACACGGCCCCACCCCGTACCACCGGCTCTCCTGGTCGTACCTGGACGCGCTTCCGAAGTGGCGGCACCTGAAGACCGTGCGCCGCTCCGAGGAGCAGGACGCCGGGCAGCTGTCGCTGGGCTTCTGACGGTGCGTCGGCCCGGCTCGCCGGGGTTGTCCGGCGTTCGGAAAGACGCCGTTGGGCCGGCGTACACCCGCCGTCAACGGGCCGCGTTTCTGCAGGGTGAGACAACGGAGCAGCCCCCTACCGGCTGTTCGACCCGGGCGAGTAAGCTCTGGGGCGCTGTGCGACGCCATCCGGTGTGCCGCCAGATTCTGCCGAGGAGCTGGAGATCCACAAGACCGCCCCGGGCCCGCGCGTACCGTCCAACGACGAGACGGAAACGACTGCCCGCACCACGCCTTCCCTGACACCCGCCGCACCCACCCTCAGTTCTTCCCCCGCTTCCGCTTCCCCCGGCCCGCGTCCGATTCCGCGCCCGGGACCGCCCGCCCGCCGACCCGACTCCGGACCGGCGCGCATCATCCCCAAGCCGGGCCCCGCGCCGCGCCGTCCGGCTGCCCCCGCCGCTCCTGCCCTCGTGGTCGAACGGGTCGAGGCCGCCCCCGAGGTCGCCCTCGAACGTGCGGACGACGCGCTCGACCGACTGCTCGACGCCGGTCGCGCGCCCGGCCAGGTACTGGTTCTGACGACCGGTGAGCCCCACCCGTGGCAGCAGCACGAGGAGTCCTTCGGCGCCGAGCGCTACTGGGCGCAGCTCGACGAGGCCCAGGACGTCTTCTACGCCGACGTCAGCGCGTGCCGTCCGGTCACCCGCGAGGTCGTGATCCTGGTCGTGAACGGCGGATCGCCGACCGTGGTCGAGGGCGCGCTCGCGCTCGCCCAGGTCCGGGCCACCGCCCTGCTGGTGGTCTGCGGCGCGGCCGGGTAGGCCACGCCGGTCGTCACCGCGCGCGCAGGCTCCCGGTCCGGGCCGACCGGGAGCCGGTCAGCACCGCGCGCACCGGTTCGGCCAGGGCCCGCACCGGCCGGGTCCCGACCGGCAGGGTGCTGACGGTCCGTACGGTCTCCTGGGCCCAGGAGCCGGCGTTCGGGCAGCGGCCCCGGCGTCCGTCGCCGAGGACCTGCCAGCCGGCGTCGGTCAGCGTGACGTAGGCGCCGCAGCGCAGCCCGTGCAGTACCGAGGCGTCCTGCAGCGCCCACATCCAGGCGCCGTCCTCGTCGGTCCAGTCCGGCGTGCCGCGGCGGCAGAGCATCAGTACGGCGGTGCGGGCCGGGCTGGCGCGCCGCAGGTCGTGCGGGACGATCCGGCGCAGCTGGTCGAGCAGGGCGTTGCGGTACAGCCAGCCGTCGCCGGAGCCGGAGCGGGTGCGCGGGGAGAGCGGGGTGCCGCCGGTCTCGCCGCTGCCGAAGGAGGCTCCGGCGACGATCCGGCCCTCGGGGTCCAGCACCCCGAGCACGACGGTGCCCGGGCTCGGCCGGTGCACCCGGTGCAGGTCGCCGACCAGCGCCCGGGGGTCGCGCAGCAGCAGCGGCGCGGCCTCGCGCCAGTCGGCCGGGGCGAGGGATCTGTGCAGGGCGGTCGGGCCCACCGCGGCAGCGCCCACGGCAGCGGGGCCCACGGCAACGGAGTTCAAGCCCAAGACCACTCCTTCCCCATACCCGCGCAGGGCACCTCGGTGCTGCGGACAGGGACCGGGCCCGCCGTGGCACTGGCCAATTCTCACGTCCTCGGGCCTGATGCGGCAACGGCAGCCCTGTCGGAAGTGTCACCGATCAGACGCTTTGCCGCTTATATTCCAGCATTGATTACGATCATGCACGGTTAGGCGCTCCCGGGGGAGGCTGACCAGCCGTCAGTCGAATCGGGGGCCGCCGTTCCGGCTGCGGGTTCGCGCGATGTCGGTGCTGTCCGGTTGCATGGGGGCATGAGCGACATGGAACTGCGTGCCGAGGCCGATGCTGTGCTGGCCCGTCTGGTGGGGGACGGGAGCGGTACGGCGCGTCTGCGTGAGGACCAGTGGCAGGCGATCGAGGCGCTGGTGGTGGGTCACCGCCGGGCGCTGGTGGTGCAGCGGACCGGGTGGGGGAAGTCGGCGGTGTACTTCGTCGCCACCTCGATGCTGCGCAAGCGCGGCGCCGGTCCGACGGTGATCATCTCGCCGCTGCTGGCGCTGATGCGGAACCAGGTGGAGTCGGCCGCGCGCGCCGGGATCGCCGCACGGACGATCAACTCGGCCAACCCGGAGGAGTGGGACGCGGTCCAGGCGGAGGTCGCGGCCGGGACCGTGGACGTGCTGCTGGTCAGCCCGGAGCGGCTGAACTCGCCCGACTTCCGCGAGTCGGTACTGCCCCGGCTGGCCGCCACCACCGGCCTGCTGGTGGTGGACGAGGCGCACTGCATCTCGGACTGGGGGCACGACTTCCGCCCGGACTACCGGCGGCTGCGCACCATGCTGGCGGAGCTGCCGGCCGGGGTGCCGGTGCTGGCCACCACGGCGACGGCGAACGCCCGGGTCACCGCCGACGTGGCCGAGCAGCTGGGCACCGGCGGGGACGAGGCCCTGGTGCTGCGCGGGCCGCTGGACCGGGAGAGCCTTCGTCTCGGCGTGCTCCGGCTGCCGGACGCGGCGCACCGGCTGGCCTGGCTGGGGGAGCGGCTGGGCGAGCTGCCGGGCTCGGGAATCATCTACACGCTGACGGTCGCGGCGGCGGAGGAGGTCGCGGCGTTCCTGCGTCAGCGCGGCTACCCGGTTGCCTCCTACACCGGGCGGACCGAGAACGCGGACCGGCTGCGGGCCGAGGAGGACCTGCTGGCCAACCGGGTGAAGGCGCTGGTGGCGACCTCGGCGCTGGGGATGGGTTTCGACAAGCCGGACCTCGGCTTCGTGGTCCACCTGGGGTCGCCCTCGTCCCCGATCGCCTACTACCAGCAGGTCGGCCGCGCCGGGCGCGGGGTGGACCACGCGGACGTGCTGCTGCTGCCGGGGCGCGAGGACGAGGCGATCTGGGCCTACTTCGCCTCGGTGGGCTTCCCGCCCGAGGAACAGGTGCGGCGCACCCTGGCCGCGCTGGAGCAGGCCGGCCGGCCGCTGTCGCTGCCGGCCCTGGAGCCGCTGGTGGAGCTCCGGCGCTCGCGACTGGAGACGATGCTCAAGGTCCTGGACGTGGACGGCGCGGTCAAACGGGTGAAGGGCGGCTGGACCGCGACCGGACAGCCGTGGACCTACGACGCGGAGCGGTACGCCTGGGTCGCCCGGCAGCGGGAGGCCGAGCAGCAGGCGATGCGGGACTACGTGTCGACCACCGAGTGCCGGATGGAGTACCTCCAGCGGCAGCTGGACGACGAGAAGGCGGCCCCCTGCGGCCGCTGCGACAACTGCGCCGGGCCCTGGCTCGACGCCGCCGTCTCCTCCGGGGCGCTGGCCGGGGCGGCCGACGAGCTGGACCGCCCCGGGGTCGAGGTCGAGCCGCGCCGGATGTGGCCCTCGGGCATGCCCGCGGTCGGGGTCGACCTCAAGGGCCGGATCCCGGCGGGCCAGCAGGCGGCCACCGGCCGGGCGCTGGGCCGGCTGTCCGACATCGGCTGGGGCAACCGGCTGCGCCCGCTGCTCGCGGAGCAGGCGGCGGACGGACCGGTGCCGGACGACGTGCTGGCCGCCGTGGTGACGGTGGTGGCCGACTGGGCGCGCTCGCCGGGCGGCTGGGCGGCCGGAGTCCCCGACGCGGCGCCGCGGCCGGTGGGCATCGTCGCGATGCCCTCGCGCTCCCGCCCGCAGCTGGTGGGCTCGCTGGCCCAGGGGCTGGCCCGGGTCGGCCGGCTGCCGCTGCTGGGCAGCCTGGCGTACACCCCGCAGGCGGGAGTCCACCCGGCGCACCGGAGCAACTCCGCCCAGCGGCTGCGCGCCCTGGCCGCCTCCTTCGCCGTCCCCGAGGAACTCGCCGCGGCCCTGGCCGCCACCCCGGGGCCGGTGCTGCTGGTGGACGACTGGACCGACTCCGGCTGGACCCTGGCGGTGGGCGCCCGGCTGCTGCGCCAGGCCGGCGCCGAACAGGTCCTGCCGCTGGTCCTGGCCCTGGCCGGCTAGCCGGGGCGGGGCAGCGGGCTCCGGCGGCCGGCCGGGGCGGGCGGCGCGGCGGGGGTCAGCGGGGGCCGAGCCGACTCCAGTTCCTGGGCCCACCAGGACGTCGCGGTGGGCGGCTTCGACGACTCCAGCATCGCCGCGGCCACCCGCCCGGGGCTGACGACGGTCCGTCAGCCCCGGGACCGGATCAGTGCGGAGATGGTCCGGCTGCTGCTGTCGCTGATCGCCGGCGAGCCGCCGGCCTCGGTGATCCTGCCGACGGAGCTGGTGCGGCGCGGCTCGGCGTGAGCGGGACCCCTGCCCGGTTGGCCACGGGTGAAGCAGGAACGGTTCTGCTTCACCCGTGCGGGTGGCGGAGTTTTCCACAGCCGCCGATTCGTCCACAGGTGGCGCCGAACGGACGGGCGGTGTCGGCCGTCGGCCCGAAGCTCGACCCATGAACGAGAACCCGCGCACCCCCGCCCGCTCCTCCTTCGAGCACCCCGTCGTCCGGATGCGGACCCCCGCCGACATGGTCGACGCCCTGCCCTACCTGCTCGGCTTCTTCCCCAACGACAGCATCGTGGCCCTCGGCCTCCAGGGGCCGCGCCGCAGCCAGGGCGGCACGGTCCGGGTCGACATCCCCGAGCCCGGCGCCTGGCCGCGCGCGGCCGAGGAGGTCGCCCGATTCCTGGTGGCGCTCTCCGAGCACCGCGACCGCCGTCCGGACGCCGTGATCGTCTACCTGTGCCGCGACCCCGCCCCGGGGCAGTCCGGTCAGGAGACCGCCGAGGGGCTGCGTCCGCTGGCCCTCGCCCTGGCCGAGGCCTTCGCGGCGGTCGGCATCCCGGTCCACGAGTCGCTCTGCGTCGTGGACGGCCACTGGTGGTCCTTCAGCTGCGGGGACGCCCGCTGCTGCGATCCCGGCGGTACGCCGGTCGACCGCCCCGGCAGCACACCGCCGGTCGCGGCGGCCGCCGCCTACGCCGGCATCCAGCTCCGGGGGAGTCTGAAGGCACTGCAGCAGGCCCTCGACCCGGAGGGCGCGCCGACCGCCGAGGCCCAACTGCAGGCCTTCGAGGAGGCGGTCCCGGCACTGGTCGAGGAACTCCTCCGGAGCGGCGGCCGGGAGGCCGTCCGGCGGCGCACCAACGAACTGGTGGACATTGCCGTCGCCCGGTTCCGGGCGGGCGCCGAGGACCTTCCGGTCGCCGAGGCGGCCCGGCTGATCCTCGGGCTCCAGGACCGGCTGGCCCGGGACCGGGCCGCGGAATGGCTCGACCCGCCCGACGTCGAGCACGCCCAGCGGCTCTGGCGGTTCCTGGCCCGGCGCTGCGCCGTGCCCTTCGACAGCCATGCGGCGGCCCCGCTCGCCCTGCTCGGCTGGACGGCCTGGGTGACCGGCGACACGGTCACCGCCCGGGTCGCGCTCGGTCGGGCCCTGGTGGCCGACCCGGACTACACCTTCGCCCAACTGCTCTACGAGGCGGTCAACACCGGCGCCGAACCGCGCTCGCTGTGCGCGACGCTCAGGGCGGAGCGCCGGGCCCGGCAGCGGCGGGCCAGGCGTCCCGCCGGTCGCAGACGGGTGCTGCGCGGGCCCCGGGTGCGGAGCTGAGCGTGCCCCGGCGGCGTCCCGGCGGGCCCGCGCCCGGCCGGGGCGGTAGTCCGCTCGGACGGAACTCGGACCCGGGGAGCTGTTTATCGTCACAGCGACGACTAGGATCGACCCCATGTCGCGTTACGATCCGTCGGCCTTCCCCCCATTCGCGGTCACGGTCGACCTGGTGGTGTTGACCGTGCGCGATCATGCGCTGTGCGCTCTGATGGTGCGCCGCGGCGAGCCTCCCTACCAGGGCTTCTGGGCCCTGCCGGGCGGATTCGTGCGCC
The Streptacidiphilus albus JL83 genome window above contains:
- a CDS encoding MFS transporter; protein product: MTQPEPIRSDTPRSDTPRHDTPRSAVPDEHRTRWAALAVLCTGTLMIVLDGTIVTVALPTIQNDLHLTAPGLAWVMNAYLIPFGGLLLLAGRLGDLVGRRRVLIAGLVLFTAASLLCGIATTSAALIGARLLQGVGGALTAAVSLGMITRLFPDPRELRRAFAVYGFTGSAGASVGLALGGILTQELSWHWIFFINLPIGLATVAPALRLLRADRGLGLRHGADLPGALLVTSGLMLGVYAIVDHGHDAWLAALLLLGFAVRQATAADPLLPPRLLRSRNVSGANLVQALTVAALFGFQVLIAQYLQHVLDLGPAATGLAMVPAALSIAAFSLGLAARFIARYGERAVLLAGLLMLALGLGLLTRLPAHGHYLSDVLPTVLLAGGFGLAITAVTTLGMADAGPSDAGLVSGLLNTTQQVGAALGVAVTGTLATARSTRLRAVGDTATAALAGGYSLAFTLATALLLTALGLAAALLRNPRPATAQVPADSTTRDLAPTV
- a CDS encoding winged helix-turn-helix transcriptional regulator, whose product is MSQGHTGVTVEATAADLVAESCPMIEVLGRVSGKWSIPILMAATRGPIRFTELERAIPDISRRMLTLTLRNLERDGLLTRTVYPTVPPRVEYTATAMAAELRGTLTELTVWAERHRSGVDRARAAYDAQQAR
- a CDS encoding histidine phosphatase family protein, producing the protein MARPLRIVLVRHGESEGNVDESIYERVPDHALKLTGRGRKQALAAGAELRELLGDGAVQAYVSPYLRTRQTFDLMGLDRNRLRVMEEPRLREQDWGNLQDVEDIHRQRAARAAYGHFFYRFTQGESGADVYDRVGAFFETLHRNFERPDYPPNVLLVTHGLMMRLFCMRWFHWSVDEFEALSNPDNGEHRTLLLGANGKYRLDRPFDRWI
- the dapA gene encoding 4-hydroxy-tetrahydrodipicolinate synthase, producing the protein MTGTSGTAGTTPERHRPPFGRIAPAMVTPFHPDGSLDPLGAQTLATHLVDRGCDGIVLNGTTGESPTTTDAEQDRLLRAVLEAVGDRARVTAGVGSNDTRHTVELARAAERAGAHGLLVVTPYYSRPSQEGIARHVAAVAEAVGLPVMLYDIPARTGVRLHRETLLRLAEHPRVAAVKDSAYDLLGSARVIADSGLDYYSGADELNLPLYSVGAVGAVSTVANVAPEQTRAVLDAHTAGDNAEALRQHRLLLPLIDAMMGAAPGTVTAKALLRLLGLPAGPVRLPLVDADPELVGELAAALPSPVG
- a CDS encoding pyridoxamine 5'-phosphate oxidase family protein; the protein is MSTWDETEAAAPELAALVRGRFEAHGMGLLATLRRDGSPRISGIEPLFALGELWLGMMPASRKGEDLRRDPRMALHSATTDKDVQEGDAKIAGRAVEVTAEGLRQEYLEALSAATGFEPEDCQVFRVEVTGLSFVRPGGDHLDVHAWREGGGPRLVQRS
- a CDS encoding MFS transporter, with product MVVAAPVTVDQSAPAQARRGQHPGIALTVIAATQLMVVLDVTIVNIALPHIAGALKFSTTNLSWVIDAYSLTFGGLLLLGGRIGDILGRRPTLIFGVLLFCLASLLGGLATAPWMLLGARALQGVGGAVASPTALALITTNFAEGPERNRAFGVFSAVAGAGGAIGLLAGGMLTSWLSWRWVLFVNVPIGIAIAVLAPLYINDSPRRPGRFDLPGALTGTLGMVSLVYGFIRASESSWTDRLTLGSFALSVVLLGLFLLIESRTAQPITPLHMFRNRNRSGSYGIMLCLAAAMFSIFFFITLFVQDILGFSPLRAGIAFLPISAAIITAAQISARMQTRIGPKPFMVGGTLLVSGAVAWLTQITVHSGYVDGVLGPTLMFGFGMGSVFVPIMLTAVSGVAAHETGSASGLLNTTQQVGGALGLSILVTVFGTANRNAGKQQAARFLAHATPKQAAAFAHSHQLPAPYAGQVLAHGIATAFQMGLVFALLAAALALFAVKAGRPEPGREPALQDVQPMVA
- a CDS encoding TetR/AcrR family transcriptional regulator: MTTTSENTRSAASSPGAAEAGPSPVRRRGKVLEHAIFEAVLDELVSSGYAMLSMEAVATRAQTGKASLYRRWGSREALVLDALQALLPEAGPAPDTGELRADLLELVRRMRATMLSVPGRAGRVIMSELDHERGAPFAGLMHERVIRPGKDLLRELLVRGVVRGDVRPGAVGAPLLLDVVPAVLLYRAKMVGPPTDAEMVVLVDEVLLPMVRA
- a CDS encoding ribonuclease HII, which encodes MPITPPTHTVERSLRRAGAEVVAGVDEVGRGAWAGPVTVCAAVTGLRRAPEGLTDSKLLTPRRRAELAPVLAEWAIAHALGHASAQECDELGMTAALRLAAVRALDALPVRPDAVILDGKHDYLGAPWRVRTVIKGDQSCICVAAASVIAKVLRDDLMAEIGAGHPEFAFDANAGYPSPVHREALAEHGPTPYHRLSWSYLDALPKWRHLKTVRRSEEQDAGQLSLGF